A genomic region of Coraliomargarita sinensis contains the following coding sequences:
- a CDS encoding DUF354 domain-containing protein: MRILIETHHPSDIHFWKYVVRQLMAQGHTVKLLSRDRDVMKQLLTAYDWIPSEIITSMSGNNKIPLLEMLGRQFKVASAIRKFNPDVVVSLFGSYTQSAKLLGKRNLIFTDSEFQHFNHRIAHPFADLVYTPECFWKDLGKKHRRYRGYHELAFLHPKYFTPRPEVLEKLGVAEGGYLMLRLSAWNTLHDIGQSGLGDLAYKFVEEWKDRYRIFIVPEEGKCDPRLRDYIFKLPPDWFHDALYYARLVLTEGASTASEAACMGVPTVYVNSTEHRGYLDELETKFGLAHCYAEGAPGIEKARTLLNEEATLQRKRLEEAREKMLTHNEDVTEFAVKAITGQTA; this comes from the coding sequence ATGCGCATACTGATTGAAACCCATCATCCCTCGGACATCCACTTCTGGAAGTATGTCGTTCGTCAGCTGATGGCTCAAGGGCATACGGTGAAGTTACTGAGCCGCGACCGGGATGTGATGAAACAGCTGTTGACCGCTTACGATTGGATTCCATCAGAGATCATTACCTCAATGTCGGGCAATAATAAGATTCCGCTTTTGGAAATGCTTGGCCGGCAGTTCAAAGTCGCCTCGGCCATCCGGAAATTCAACCCCGATGTCGTGGTCAGCCTCTTTGGCAGTTATACCCAATCCGCCAAACTGCTGGGGAAACGCAATTTGATCTTCACCGACAGTGAGTTTCAGCACTTCAACCACAGGATCGCGCATCCCTTCGCCGATCTCGTCTATACGCCCGAATGTTTCTGGAAAGACCTCGGAAAAAAACACCGGCGCTACCGGGGCTACCACGAACTCGCGTTCCTTCATCCCAAATATTTTACCCCCCGCCCGGAAGTCCTCGAGAAACTGGGCGTAGCTGAGGGGGGCTATTTGATGCTCCGCCTTTCCGCCTGGAACACACTGCACGATATCGGACAAAGCGGATTGGGAGACTTAGCCTATAAATTTGTAGAGGAGTGGAAAGATCGCTACCGGATATTCATCGTGCCCGAAGAAGGGAAATGCGACCCACGCTTACGGGATTATATTTTCAAACTTCCGCCGGACTGGTTTCACGACGCGCTCTACTACGCGAGACTTGTCCTGACCGAGGGCGCTTCCACCGCAAGCGAGGCGGCCTGCATGGGCGTGCCGACCGTTTATGTCAACTCGACGGAACACCGGGGCTATCTCGATGAACTGGAAACGAAGTTTGGTCTTGCGCACTGCTATGCCGAAGGAGCCCCCGGCATCGAAAAAGCAAGAACACTCCTGAACGAAGAGGCGACCCTGCAGCGCAAGCGACTGGAAGAAGCCCGCGAGAAAATGCTCACCCACAACGAAGACGTCACTGAGTTCGCGGTGAAGGCCATCACCGGGCAGACCGCCTGA
- a CDS encoding glycosyltransferase family 2 protein, which translates to MSAEAKLSIVIPLCNEAETLVPLYEKISTTADANDIDAFEVIFVDDGSTDTSWEVLESLKSEHPERIKALRFRRNLGKAAALSAGFEVTRGEIVITMDADLQDEPAEIPRFLEKLGEGYDCVSGWKQLRRDPLGKTLPSRVFNAATRVASGVKIHDFNCGFKAYRAEAIHSIELYGELHRYIPVLLAAEGFTTTEIPVEHHRRTHGVSKYGWKRLIKGGLDLITVVVLTRYLKRPGHFFGGFGLLSGLIGFAILAWLTADKIIFGSSIGQRPLLQLGILLVILGVQLVSTGLIGELLNFNSKSKGSNAPHVIEEL; encoded by the coding sequence ATGTCTGCCGAAGCGAAACTCTCCATCGTCATACCTTTGTGCAACGAGGCGGAAACATTGGTCCCGCTTTATGAAAAAATTTCGACGACTGCGGACGCAAACGACATTGACGCATTTGAAGTCATTTTCGTCGACGACGGCAGCACCGATACTTCCTGGGAAGTCCTGGAGTCTCTAAAATCAGAGCACCCCGAAAGGATTAAGGCGCTTCGCTTCCGCCGTAATCTGGGCAAAGCTGCTGCTCTTTCGGCCGGCTTCGAGGTCACCCGGGGAGAAATTGTCATCACTATGGATGCCGATCTTCAGGATGAGCCTGCGGAAATCCCGCGTTTTCTGGAAAAACTGGGCGAAGGTTACGATTGTGTCTCCGGTTGGAAACAACTCCGCAGGGACCCGCTGGGCAAAACATTGCCTTCGCGGGTGTTCAATGCCGCGACCCGGGTCGCTTCCGGCGTCAAAATCCACGACTTCAATTGCGGCTTCAAGGCCTACCGCGCCGAAGCAATCCACAGCATTGAGCTTTATGGCGAATTGCACCGCTACATCCCCGTGCTCCTCGCGGCCGAAGGATTCACGACCACGGAAATTCCGGTAGAGCACCACCGGCGCACGCACGGCGTCTCCAAATACGGCTGGAAACGACTGATTAAAGGAGGCCTCGATTTGATTACGGTGGTTGTCCTGACCCGCTACCTGAAACGACCGGGACATTTTTTCGGCGGTTTCGGCCTGCTCAGCGGACTGATTGGTTTCGCCATCCTCGCGTGGCTCACTGCCGACAAAATCATTTTCGGCAGCAGCATCGGGCAACGCCCGCTTTTGCAGCTGGGCATTCTGCTGGTCATCCTCGGCGTCCAACTGGTTTCCACCGGCCTGATCGGTGAACTTCTCAATTTCAACAGTAAATCCAAAGGCTCAAACGCGCCGCATGTCATTGAGGAACTCTGA
- a CDS encoding glycosyltransferase family 2 protein gives MQVSIVIPVFNERETLHEIVNRVRAVEGMPVKEIILVDDCSTDGTRKLLESEFSEPIFKKCFHEVNRGKGAALRTGFAEATGEIVAIQDADLEYDPAELPALIRPILKDQADVVFGSRFVGSGAHRVVFFWHMLGNKLLTLLSNMTTNLNLTDMECCYKVFRKEVLDRIEVKENRFGVEPELTAKVAKLGVRIYEVGISYYGRTYEEGKKIGWKDGVRAFYVIMKYAFMR, from the coding sequence ATGCAAGTGTCTATTGTCATACCGGTCTTCAACGAACGTGAGACGCTGCACGAAATCGTCAACCGCGTACGTGCGGTCGAGGGGATGCCGGTTAAGGAGATAATTCTGGTGGACGATTGCTCGACCGACGGGACTCGAAAGTTGCTCGAGTCCGAGTTCTCCGAGCCGATTTTCAAGAAGTGTTTTCACGAGGTGAACCGTGGAAAAGGGGCGGCGCTCCGCACCGGCTTTGCGGAAGCGACCGGTGAGATTGTGGCCATTCAGGACGCAGATCTGGAGTACGACCCAGCAGAATTACCTGCTTTGATTCGGCCGATCCTGAAGGATCAGGCGGACGTCGTCTTCGGCTCACGTTTTGTGGGAAGCGGAGCTCACCGGGTCGTGTTTTTCTGGCACATGCTGGGGAACAAATTGCTGACGTTATTGAGTAACATGACGACGAACTTGAACCTCACTGACATGGAATGTTGTTACAAAGTGTTTCGTAAGGAGGTCCTCGATCGGATCGAGGTGAAAGAGAATCGCTTCGGGGTTGAGCCCGAATTGACGGCAAAAGTGGCCAAGCTGGGCGTGCGTATCTATGAAGTGGGGATCTCGTACTACGGCCGAACCTACGAAGAGGGGAAGAAGATCGGCTGGAAGGATGGCGTTCGGGCTTTCTATGTGATCATGAAATACGCCTTCATGCGGTGA